A genomic window from Streptomyces sp. MST-110588 includes:
- a CDS encoding primary-amine oxidase, whose amino-acid sequence MTPLPLDPSPAEKTGTPRPLDAPSTPTAVAPHPLDPLSAEEITTARAVLDQAGELRETTRFPQVLLDEPDRHTVTAHRPGEPVTRRLRVTLLDTATGTAREALVDVTARTLVSCRELDPVADGQPPILFEEYERCEAIVKADPGWRKAMAARGITDTGLAVCAPLAAGNFGRPQERGRRMLRSLTFLCCDPTDNPFAHPVGGLVADVDLTEGRVVRLLDTGAVPVPAECGRYEAAYHQPARTDLKPLEITQPQGPSFHFDGPVLNWQNWQLRVDFNGREGLVLHQIAHRDGDRLRPVLHRASLAEMAVPYGEPDPTRNWVCYLDAGEYGLGRNANALRLGCDCLGEIHYLDAVVCDDHGRPTTLPNAVCIHEEDHGLLWKHSNMFDGFAAESRRSRRLVISFIATLGNYDYGFYWYLYQDGTIEFEVKSTGLVQTAATAPGTRTPYATEIAPGLQAPFHQHLFCARLDPAVDGHANTVEELDVLPLETGPENPHGNAFTVRATAITDSAQAGRTADPATGRRWRITNPASLNRMGQPVSYTLTPQPGPTLLARPGSPVAARVAYATKHLWVTRGRPERRYPDGDHPNQHPGGAGVLQWSEPGESLENTGLTLWHIFGPTHLPRLEDWPVMPVDRCGFTLKPTGFFDRNPALDLPGETPAGHCGPTARE is encoded by the coding sequence ATGACCCCGCTGCCCCTGGACCCGTCGCCCGCCGAGAAGACCGGTACCCCGCGGCCCCTCGACGCGCCGTCCACCCCGACGGCCGTTGCCCCGCACCCCCTGGACCCGCTCTCCGCCGAGGAGATCACCACCGCCCGCGCCGTTCTCGACCAGGCCGGTGAACTGAGAGAGACCACACGCTTCCCCCAGGTGCTCCTGGACGAGCCGGACCGGCACACCGTCACCGCCCACCGGCCCGGCGAACCGGTCACGCGCCGGCTGCGGGTGACCCTCCTGGACACCGCGACCGGCACCGCCCGCGAAGCCCTCGTCGACGTCACCGCGCGCACCCTGGTCTCCTGCCGGGAGCTGGACCCCGTGGCCGACGGCCAGCCGCCGATCCTCTTCGAGGAGTACGAGCGCTGCGAGGCGATCGTCAAGGCCGACCCCGGCTGGCGCAAGGCCATGGCCGCACGCGGCATCACCGACACCGGACTCGCCGTCTGCGCACCCCTGGCCGCCGGGAACTTCGGCCGGCCGCAGGAGAGAGGGCGGCGCATGCTGCGCTCGCTGACCTTCCTGTGCTGCGACCCCACCGACAACCCCTTCGCCCACCCGGTGGGCGGCCTGGTCGCCGACGTCGACCTCACCGAAGGCCGGGTCGTCCGCCTCCTGGACACCGGCGCCGTCCCCGTACCCGCCGAATGCGGACGCTACGAGGCCGCGTACCACCAACCTGCCCGTACGGACCTGAAACCCCTGGAGATCACCCAGCCTCAAGGCCCCTCCTTCCACTTCGACGGCCCCGTCCTGAACTGGCAGAACTGGCAACTGCGGGTGGACTTCAACGGCCGCGAGGGACTGGTGCTCCACCAGATCGCACACCGCGACGGGGACCGCCTGCGGCCGGTGCTGCACCGCGCCTCGCTCGCCGAGATGGCGGTCCCGTACGGCGAACCCGACCCCACCCGCAACTGGGTCTGCTACCTGGACGCCGGCGAGTACGGGCTCGGCCGCAACGCCAACGCGCTGCGCCTGGGCTGCGACTGCCTCGGCGAGATCCACTACCTCGACGCCGTCGTCTGCGACGACCACGGCCGGCCCACGACTTTGCCCAACGCCGTCTGCATCCACGAGGAGGACCACGGCCTGCTGTGGAAGCACAGCAACATGTTCGACGGTTTCGCCGCCGAGAGCCGCCGCTCCCGCCGCCTGGTGATCTCCTTCATCGCCACCCTGGGCAACTACGACTACGGCTTCTACTGGTACCTCTACCAGGACGGCACGATCGAGTTCGAGGTCAAGTCCACCGGACTGGTACAGACCGCGGCCACCGCACCGGGCACCCGCACCCCGTACGCCACCGAGATCGCCCCCGGCCTCCAGGCCCCCTTCCACCAGCACCTCTTCTGCGCCCGGCTGGACCCGGCGGTCGACGGCCACGCCAACACCGTCGAGGAACTCGACGTCCTGCCCCTGGAGACGGGACCGGAGAACCCGCACGGCAACGCCTTCACCGTCCGCGCCACCGCGATCACCGACTCCGCCCAGGCGGGCCGGACCGCCGACCCGGCCACCGGCCGCCGCTGGCGGATCACCAACCCCGCCTCCCTGAACCGGATGGGACAGCCGGTCTCCTACACCCTCACCCCGCAGCCCGGCCCCACCCTGCTGGCCCGGCCCGGCTCACCGGTCGCCGCCCGCGTCGCCTACGCCACCAAACACCTGTGGGTCACCCGCGGCCGGCCCGAGCGCCGCTACCCGGACGGCGACCACCCCAACCAGCACCCGGGCGGCGCGGGCGTACTCCAGTGGTCCGAACCCGGCGAGTCGCTGGAGAACACCGGGCTGACCCTCTGGCACATCTTCGGCCCCACCCACCTGCCCCGCCTGGAGGACTGGCCCGTCATGCCGGTGGACCGCTGCGGCTTCACCCTCAAGCCGACCGGCTTCTTCGACCGCAACCCGGCCCTGGACCTGCCCGGGGAAACCCCCGCCGGGCACTGCGGGCCGACGGCGCGGGAGTGA
- a CDS encoding AMP-binding protein — MREFTVPPLATAPRVGGLADAVFENAQADPGRVAFGVKDADGRWREVTAAGFRDQVLALAKGLLSQGIRFGDRVGIMSRTRYEWTLFDFALWAVGAQPVPLYPTSSADQVLWMLHDSGVSACVVEHEDHAMTVGSVIDRLPRLARLWQLDRDPVGELSAAGAHLDDEMVHRHRMAVTPDAPATVVYSSGTTGRPRGCVLTHANFMAEADNVVRRYESVFRARPADEPSTLLFLPLAHVFGRMVQVAAVRGRVKLGHQPSLAASALLPDLLSFRPSFILAVPYVFEKVFAAARRTAEAEGRLGPFDKAVEVAVRYAEALEHKAFGTAAGPSAALRVQHQLYDKLVYSRIREALGGRMRHAMSGGSAMERRMGLFFAGAGVRIFEGYGLTESTAAATANPPERTRFGTVGTPVPGTTVHIAEDGEVWLRGGQVFHGYLNDPKATGDALRDGWLATGDLGALDADGYLTITGRKKEILVTSGGKTVSPVALEERVRAHPLVDRCIVVGNDRPYIAALVTLDPEAVAHWLKMRGKPELRPAELVRDPDLETEIRRAVVAANTLVSQAESIRTFRILAHRFSEEQGLLTPSLKLKRKAIEAAYAVEVDALYRA; from the coding sequence TTGCGCGAGTTCACCGTCCCGCCCCTGGCGACGGCACCGCGAGTCGGCGGGCTGGCGGACGCCGTCTTCGAGAACGCCCAGGCCGATCCCGGGCGGGTCGCGTTCGGCGTCAAGGACGCCGACGGCCGCTGGCGGGAGGTGACGGCGGCGGGCTTCAGGGACCAGGTCCTCGCGCTCGCCAAGGGGCTGCTGTCCCAGGGGATCCGCTTCGGTGACCGGGTCGGGATCATGTCCCGTACGCGGTACGAGTGGACCCTGTTCGACTTCGCGCTGTGGGCCGTCGGCGCCCAGCCCGTACCGCTGTATCCGACCTCCTCGGCCGATCAGGTGCTGTGGATGCTGCACGACTCGGGGGTCTCGGCGTGCGTGGTCGAGCACGAGGACCACGCGATGACCGTCGGCTCGGTCATCGACCGGCTGCCGCGGCTGGCCCGGCTGTGGCAGCTCGACCGCGACCCGGTCGGCGAACTGTCCGCGGCCGGCGCCCACCTGGACGACGAGATGGTGCACCGCCACCGTATGGCCGTCACCCCGGACGCGCCCGCCACGGTCGTCTACAGCTCCGGCACCACCGGCCGGCCCAGGGGCTGTGTCCTGACCCACGCCAACTTCATGGCCGAGGCCGACAATGTCGTCCGGCGCTACGAGAGCGTCTTCCGCGCCCGCCCCGCTGACGAGCCCTCCACCCTTCTCTTCCTGCCACTGGCGCATGTTTTTGGCCGGATGGTCCAGGTCGCGGCCGTACGCGGCCGGGTCAAACTGGGCCACCAGCCCAGCCTCGCCGCTTCCGCGCTCCTCCCGGACCTGCTCTCCTTCCGCCCCAGCTTCATCCTCGCGGTCCCCTACGTCTTCGAGAAGGTCTTCGCCGCCGCCCGGCGCACGGCCGAGGCGGAGGGGCGGCTGGGCCCCTTCGACAAGGCGGTGGAGGTGGCGGTGCGCTACGCCGAGGCGCTGGAGCACAAGGCGTTCGGCACCGCCGCCGGGCCCAGCGCCGCACTGCGCGTGCAGCACCAGCTCTACGACAAGCTGGTCTACAGCAGGATCCGCGAGGCGCTGGGCGGGCGGATGCGGCACGCCATGTCGGGCGGCTCGGCCATGGAGCGCCGGATGGGCCTGTTCTTCGCGGGCGCGGGCGTGCGGATCTTCGAGGGGTACGGCCTGACGGAATCGACCGCCGCCGCCACCGCCAACCCGCCCGAACGGACCCGCTTCGGCACGGTGGGCACCCCCGTCCCCGGCACGACCGTGCACATCGCCGAGGACGGCGAGGTCTGGCTGCGCGGCGGCCAGGTCTTCCACGGCTACCTCAACGACCCCAAGGCCACCGGTGACGCCCTGCGCGACGGCTGGCTGGCCACCGGTGACCTCGGCGCACTGGACGCGGACGGCTATCTGACGATCACCGGCCGCAAGAAGGAGATCCTGGTCACCTCGGGCGGCAAGACGGTCTCCCCGGTGGCCCTGGAGGAACGCGTACGGGCCCATCCGCTGGTCGACCGGTGCATCGTCGTCGGCAACGACCGCCCCTACATCGCGGCGCTGGTGACGCTGGACCCCGAGGCGGTCGCGCACTGGCTGAAGATGCGCGGCAAACCGGAGCTGCGGCCCGCCGAGCTGGTGCGCGACCCGGACCTGGAGACCGAGATCCGGCGGGCCGTGGTCGCCGCCAACACCCTGGTCTCCCAGGCCGAGTCGATCCGTACGTTCCGGATACTGGCCCATCGCTTCAGCGAGGAACAGGGCCTGCTCACCCCTTCGCTCAAGCTCAAACGCAAGGCGATCGAGGCCGCGTACGCGGTGGAGGTGGACGCCTTGTACCGGGCCTGA
- a CDS encoding SgcJ/EcaC family oxidoreductase, translated as MMIGMETTVIDQQTQEAETEAIKQVIAALEHSQQNELPEEFVGLFRADAIWTTGHGKRLTGRDEISAFTHQVLPGAMKDSTATYEVVDVLFIRPDVAAVKAHAQYWTLEGQPIGNPGTPLYVMAKEDGLWRLVACQNTEVSVR; from the coding sequence ATGATGATCGGCATGGAGACGACAGTCATTGATCAGCAGACACAGGAAGCCGAGACGGAAGCGATCAAGCAGGTGATCGCCGCGCTTGAGCACTCCCAGCAGAACGAGCTCCCCGAGGAGTTCGTCGGCCTGTTCCGGGCCGATGCGATCTGGACGACGGGCCACGGCAAGCGCCTCACCGGCCGCGATGAGATATCGGCCTTCACCCACCAGGTGCTGCCGGGTGCCATGAAGGACTCGACGGCCACGTACGAGGTGGTGGACGTGCTGTTCATCCGCCCCGATGTCGCTGCGGTCAAGGCTCACGCGCAGTACTGGACGCTGGAAGGACAGCCGATCGGGAACCCGGGTACCCCGCTCTACGTCATGGCCAAGGAGGACGGGCTATGGCGTCTGGTTGCCTGCCAGAACACGGAAGTGTCCGTCCGGTGA